One window from the genome of Synergistales bacterium encodes:
- a CDS encoding GntR family transcriptional regulator — protein MDNPNMNLRRCYFCGKAFVSPSRTMVCPDCREKLEQLYFQVRDLLRDSPGTPPTVRGIAEELGVDERMVQLLVDEGWIQRNIDDSTHCSLCGKPIKNGRLCEDCARKMDYTKSGGDRNRNPRNPFGGARSSLHASDRYRRDRRHR, from the coding sequence ATGGATAACCCCAATATGAATCTGCGGCGGTGCTACTTCTGCGGCAAGGCCTTCGTGAGCCCCAGCCGGACCATGGTCTGTCCCGACTGCCGGGAGAAACTGGAACAGCTCTACTTCCAGGTGCGCGACCTCCTGCGGGATTCCCCGGGGACACCGCCCACGGTGCGCGGCATCGCCGAGGAACTCGGCGTGGACGAGCGGATGGTCCAGCTTCTGGTGGACGAAGGGTGGATCCAGCGCAACATCGACGACAGCACCCACTGTTCCCTCTGCGGCAAGCCGATCAAAAACGGCCGGCTCTGCGAGGACTGCGCCCGCAAGATGGACTACACCAAAAGCGGAGGCGACCGCAACCGCAACCCCAGAAACCCCTTCGGCGGCGCCAGGAGCTCCCTCCATGCCTCCGATCGCTACCGCCGCGACCGGCGGCACCGGTAG